From Paenibacillus sp. PL2-23:
CGGAGCCGGTGCAGAAAGCGCTGGCGCTGCTGAACGCGGACCCTGCCTCCACCATTATGGTGGGCGACAGCTCCGTCGATATGCAGGCTGCCGTAGCCGCTGGCGTTACCGCAGTGGGCGTGGCATGGTCGCTGAAGGGTGCCGAGGTGCTGCGGAATGCGGGCGCCGACTATGTCATTGACGATATGCGTGAGCTGTACGCATTCTCGGAGGCAGGGGCTGAGACGGTGTGAGAAACGTCGAGCGCTACCCCGTCGAAGGCCCCAATGCCTTGTGGCAGCTATATTCGACGGTGAGCAGAATAAAGGCGGTTCGTAATTTCATCGCGATTCAAATATCCCGCTATTGCCCGAGTCTCCCCATGAAGCGTTGGATTTATCGCCGACTGCTGGGGATGAAGGTTGGCGAGCATACGGCGTTTGCGCTGATGGTGATGGTGGATGTGTTTTTTCCGGAACGGATTACGGTAGGCCGCAACACGATTATCGGATATAATACGACGATTCTTACGCATGAATATTTGATCAAGGAATATCGTCTTGGAGATGTGCGGATTGGCGATGATGTAATGATTGGGGCGAACTCCACGATTCTGCCCGGTGTGACGATTGGGGATCGTGCGGTTGTCGCGGCTGGCACGTTGGTACACAAGGACGTTCCGGAAGGCGCCTTTGTTGGCGGCAATCCGATGAGGGTCATCGAGCGGCGGGGCGAAGGGTAGCTTGCGGCTGAGGAAGAGGATATCCATTCAGGCTTGGAAACGGGGTGCTGCGCTTAGCGCAAAAGCTCCCGAAGCCGGATGGATATCCTCCTTTTTTGCCAATAGGGGTGCAGGCGAAATTGGCTTGACGCGCCAGCAGCGTTCGTGCTACTATAGCAACTAACATCTTTATTTTGGTAGTATGGTAACATATTAACGCTTTAATATAATAAAGGATATAAAAAGGGGAACGGTTATGTCTAAACCTAAAATGTTCGAGAAGCCGATCGGCGTCAAGGATTATTTGCCCGATGCGGTTCGGAAGCTGCGCCAGATCGAACGGGATGTGCTGGCCTGCATGCGCAGATGGGGCTATGAGCAGATTATTACGCCTACAATGGAGTTTTATGATACGGTTGGCACGGCCAGCTCGACCTCGGATCAGAAGCTATACAAGCTGCTAAATAATCGCGGCACAACACTGGTGCTGCGCTCAGATATGACGGCGCCAATCGCGCGTGTCGTCTCTTCGCTGTTGAAGGAAGCGGAGTTTCCGCTTAGGCTGTCCTATCATTCTAATGTGTTCCGCTCCATTGAGGAGGAAGCGGGACGCGAGGCGGAGTTTTTCCAGACAGGTGTGGAGCTTGTAGGGGATTCGTCGGCGGAAGCGGATGCGGAGGTTGTGGCGCTTGCGATCGCCTCGCTGAAGGCGGCAGGCGTGGAGCGGTTCAAAATCGCGATCGGCCATGTCGGATTCCTGAACGGGCTGTTGGGCGAAGCGCTGCCGGGTCGCGTGGAGGAGCAGGAGCTGCTGAAGAGCTGTCTGCTGGGCCGGGACTATGTGGGCTACAGGGAAGAGCTGCGCAAGCTCTCGCTTGAGGAGTCGGTTCAGCGCGAGCTGGAAGGCATCCTGAGGCTGCGAGGCGGAGGCGAGATCTGCGAGCAAGCGCTGCAGGTAAGCTCAGACGAGACGGCTAGAGCGTCGATCAGCCATCTGTGCGACATCTGGGATGCGCTGAAGGCGTATGGCGTAAGCGAGCATGTCCTGATCGACCTGACGATGATCGGCGACTTCTCTTATTATACGGGCATGACCTTCGAGGGTTATGCGGCGGACCTGGGCTTCCCTGTCGTGAGCGGCGGACGCTACGACAATCTGCTTTCGCAGTTCGGCCGACCTGCGGCGGCTACGGGCTTTGCGCTCAAGACGACAAGAGTGCTGGAGCTGCTCGGAGCCGAATCGGAGGAGCCGGAGGCGCGCACGCTGATTGTATACGACGCCGAGGGCCGCAACGCCGCGCTGGCTGAAGCCTCAAGGCTGCGCAGCCTTGGCGTCATGACGGTGGTGGAGCGAATGAGCTGGCATGACCCCCTGGAGGAGCAAGCGGCGGGCGAGAGATTTTTGGCATATAAGGGTGTCCTGTACTCTTCCGTACTGCAGTATGTGAATGGATCGGTGAAGGGAGGCGGCTTGCAATGAGCGCAGCAGAGAAGGAAGTACTGAAGGTCGCCATGCCCAAGGGCAGAATCTATAAGCAGGCATTAAAGCTGTTCCGCGAGGCGGGAATCCCGATTCCTGGCGATTTCGACGATACGCGCAAGCTCATTATCGAGCAGCCGGAAGCCAATATGGAGTTTATTATGGCCAAGCCGGTGGATGTGCCGACCTATGTGGAGTACGGCGTGGCGGATATCGGCATTGTGGGCAAGGATGTGCTGATGGAGGAGGACAAGGATGTCTACGAGCTGCTGGATCTGGGTATCGCCAAATGCAGAATGTCCGTCATTGGCCTTCCCGACTGGAAGCCGGCCATTCATCCCCGCGTAGCGACCAAATATCCCAACGTGGCTTCGGCGTACTTCCGGGAGCTGGGGCAGCAGGTTGAGGTTATTAAGCTGAACGGCTCCATCGAGCTGGCGCCGCTGATCGGCCTTGCTGACCGCATTGTCGATATGGTGGAAACGGGACAGACGCTGAGGGAAAACGGGCTGGTGGAGTTTGAGTCCATCTTCGGCATTACAAGTCGTCTGATCGCGAATCGCGTGAGCTACCGAATGAAGAACGACAGCATTCAAAGCTTGTGCGATAGGCTGGAAGAGACGATTGCGTCTAAGGTATAAGACTTGGAAATCGATGAATCTGCTGCTGCAATGCCGGTAGAGGTATTGGCAGGGATGAGAGCAAGCGGGAGGAAAGGGGCGTTGGCAGATGCGTATCATGCGCGCGGAGCAATTTGGATTGAAGCGTGAGGTGGAGTACGGTACACCGGAGCAGAATGAAGCGGTCCTGCGGATTGTGGCGGACTTGAAGGCCGAGGGCGATTCGGCTTTGCTGCGATATACAGAGGAACTGGACAGGGTGAAGCTGGACGCGTCACAGCTGCGCGTGACGCAGGAGGAGATTGAGGCGGCGTACGAACGGGTCGACGCTGCGTTTCTGACGGCGATCCGGGAGGCGGCCGTCAATATTCGCCGTTTCCATGAGAAGCAGCTGCGTAACTCATGGATGGATCTGCAGCCGGACGGGACGATGCTGGGCCAGATTATGCGCCCGCTGAAGCGGGTGGGCGTCTATGTGCCTGGCGGCAAAGCGGCGTATCCCTCGTCCGTGCTCATGAATGTGATTCCGGCACAGGTAGCGGGAGTGCCGGAGATTGTGATGGTGACGCCGCCTGCGACCGGCGGCAAAGAGGGCATCGACCCGTACATTCTTGTGGCCGCCGCGGAAGCGGGCGTCCGGGAGCTGTACCGGGTCGGTGGAGCTCAGGCCATCGCGGCTCTCGCGTATGGCACGGATTCGATTGCTCCGGTCGACAAGATCTGTGGACCGGGCAATATCTATGTGGCGCTGGCGAAGCGCGCCGTGTTCGGCGCCGTCGATATCGACAGTATCGCCGGGCCAAGCGAGATTGTGGTGCTAGCCGACGAGACGGCGGACGCTTCCTACGTGGCAGCGGATCTGCTGTCGCAGGCGGAGCATGACGAGATGGCTTCGTCGGTACTCGTGACGCCTTCCGCTGCCCTGGCAGAGGCGGTGGCCGCCGAGGTGGAGCGGCAATTGAAGGAGCTGCCGCGCGAGGCAATCGCTCGCAGCTCTATCGACCAGTACGGCGCCGTGCTGCTGGTCGATTCGCTGGAGGATGGCATTGCCGTCGTGAACCAGCTGGCTCCGGAGCATCTGGAAATTCTGACCGTGGATCCCATGAAGCTGCTGGGCTTTATCGAGAACGCGGGCGCCATATTCCTGGGGCCGTATAGCTCGGAGCCGGTGGGGGATTATTTTGCAGGGCCGAATCACATTATCCCGACGAACGGAACGGCTCGCTTCTCATCGCCGGTGAACGTGGACGACTTCCTGAAGAAGTCGAGCCTCATCTACTACAGCAAGGAAGCGCTGATGAAGAACGGCGAAAGCATTATGACGCTGGCGCGCCATGAAGGTCTGGAGGGCCATGCTCGCGCGATCGGGATCCGTTTGGAGAAGGAGCGGGAGTAGGGCCGCTGGCTTGGAGTGTTCAGTTACAAAGTAAATAGAAGAAAGCAGGGGTTGCGATGGCAGAACAAACGGTACGCGAGGCGTCGGTCGCGCGGAAGACGAATGAAACAGATATTACTTTGAAGTTTGCGGTGGATGGTACGGGCCAGGCGAAGCTGGAGACG
This genomic window contains:
- a CDS encoding acyltransferase: MRNVERYPVEGPNALWQLYSTVSRIKAVRNFIAIQISRYCPSLPMKRWIYRRLLGMKVGEHTAFALMVMVDVFFPERITVGRNTIIGYNTTILTHEYLIKEYRLGDVRIGDDVMIGANSTILPGVTIGDRAVVAAGTLVHKDVPEGAFVGGNPMRVIERRGEG
- a CDS encoding ATP phosphoribosyltransferase regulatory subunit; protein product: MSKPKMFEKPIGVKDYLPDAVRKLRQIERDVLACMRRWGYEQIITPTMEFYDTVGTASSTSDQKLYKLLNNRGTTLVLRSDMTAPIARVVSSLLKEAEFPLRLSYHSNVFRSIEEEAGREAEFFQTGVELVGDSSAEADAEVVALAIASLKAAGVERFKIAIGHVGFLNGLLGEALPGRVEEQELLKSCLLGRDYVGYREELRKLSLEESVQRELEGILRLRGGGEICEQALQVSSDETARASISHLCDIWDALKAYGVSEHVLIDLTMIGDFSYYTGMTFEGYAADLGFPVVSGGRYDNLLSQFGRPAAATGFALKTTRVLELLGAESEEPEARTLIVYDAEGRNAALAEASRLRSLGVMTVVERMSWHDPLEEQAAGERFLAYKGVLYSSVLQYVNGSVKGGGLQ
- the hisG gene encoding ATP phosphoribosyltransferase, coding for MSAAEKEVLKVAMPKGRIYKQALKLFREAGIPIPGDFDDTRKLIIEQPEANMEFIMAKPVDVPTYVEYGVADIGIVGKDVLMEEDKDVYELLDLGIAKCRMSVIGLPDWKPAIHPRVATKYPNVASAYFRELGQQVEVIKLNGSIELAPLIGLADRIVDMVETGQTLRENGLVEFESIFGITSRLIANRVSYRMKNDSIQSLCDRLEETIASKV
- the hisD gene encoding histidinol dehydrogenase — its product is MRIMRAEQFGLKREVEYGTPEQNEAVLRIVADLKAEGDSALLRYTEELDRVKLDASQLRVTQEEIEAAYERVDAAFLTAIREAAVNIRRFHEKQLRNSWMDLQPDGTMLGQIMRPLKRVGVYVPGGKAAYPSSVLMNVIPAQVAGVPEIVMVTPPATGGKEGIDPYILVAAAEAGVRELYRVGGAQAIAALAYGTDSIAPVDKICGPGNIYVALAKRAVFGAVDIDSIAGPSEIVVLADETADASYVAADLLSQAEHDEMASSVLVTPSAALAEAVAAEVERQLKELPREAIARSSIDQYGAVLLVDSLEDGIAVVNQLAPEHLEILTVDPMKLLGFIENAGAIFLGPYSSEPVGDYFAGPNHIIPTNGTARFSSPVNVDDFLKKSSLIYYSKEALMKNGESIMTLARHEGLEGHARAIGIRLEKERE